A genomic window from Motacilla alba alba isolate MOTALB_02 unplaced genomic scaffold, Motacilla_alba_V1.0_pri HiC_scaffold_34, whole genome shotgun sequence includes:
- the LOC119696558 gene encoding bifunctional endo-1,4-beta-xylanase XylA-like translates to MSPLAAAESAPAAPRPGRCLCPEPDRDPNRDQNRDWDPNRDQNRDPNRDQNRDPNRDPNRDWDKNRDPNRDPNRDWDQNRDPNRDQNRDWDPNRDPNRDPNRDPNRDWDPNRDQNRDQNRDWDKNRDPNRDWHQERDMNRDQNRDPNRDQNRDWDQNRDPNRDWDKNRDPNRDQNRDPNRDWDKNRDPNRDWHQERDMNRDPNRDWDKNRDPNGHQNQNWDMNRDPNRDQNRDWHQERDMNRDMNRDQNGHQNQNWDMNRDQNPHQNQNWDRDRNGDRNWDMNRDQNGHQSWDQNRDQNRDRNPHQNQNWDRNGDRNWDMYRDRHQSWDMNRDRNWDQNREKNREQEWERDQDQDLEQSWVAPRPGERCRCRCRCRCRCRCRRCRCRRLLPALAALAALAALGAAAAAAAALGALRGQPPVQAATAAHVLLSAGSLSPSPRWRYQDGVRGVFLSGDIRPDPSGTLRVTSGGLYLLYGQLGVTCAAATCPQGGVTLWLRGSASPRPLLAVPLSLPAATGGHRQRSALAQAVGQLWPGDTLSLELVGDIVGDTAGDTVGDTVGDTVGDTGGWQLEQEEREGNFVGLLRIAGG, encoded by the exons ATGTCGCCGCTCGCCGCCGCCGAGAgcgccccggcagcgccgcggcccGGCCGGTGCCTCTGCCCGGAGCCGGACCGGGACCCGAACCGGGACCAGAACCGGGACTGGGACCCGAACCGGGACCAGAACCGGGACCCGAACCGGGACCAGAACCGGGACCCGAACCGGGACCCGAACCGGGACTGGGACAAGAACCGCGACCCGAACCGGGACCCGAACCGGGACTGGGACCAGAACCGGGACCCGAACCGGGACCAGAACCGGGACTGGGACCCGAACCGGGACCCGAACCGGGACCCGAACCGGGACCCGAACCGGGACTGGGACCCGAACCGGGACCAGAACCGGGACCAGAACCGGGACTGGGACAAGAATCGCGACCCGAACCGGGACTGGCACCAGGAGCGGGACATGAACCGGGACCAGAACCGGGACCCGAACCGGGACCAGAACCGGGACTGGGACCAGAACCGGGACCCGAACCGGGACTGGGACAAGAACCGCGACCCGAACCGGGACCAGAACCGGGACCCGAACCGGGACTGGGACAAGAATCGCGACCCGAACCGGGACTGGCACCAGGAGCGGGACATGAACCGGGACCCGAACCGGGACTGGGACAAGAACCGGGACCCGAACGGGCACCAGAACCAGAACTGGGACATGAACCGGGACCCGAACCGGGACCAGAACCGGGACTGGCACCAGGAGCGGGACATGAACCGGGACATGAACCGGGACCAGAACGGGCACCAGAACCAGAACTGGGACATGAACCGGGACCAGAACCCGCACCAGAACCAGAACTGGGACCGGGACCGGAACGGGGACCGGAACTGGGACATGAACCGGGACCAGAACGGGCACCAGAGCTGGGACCAGAACCGGGACCAGAACCGGGACCGGAACCCGCACCAGAACCAGAACTGGGACCGGAACGGGGACCGGAACTGGGACATGTACCGGGACCGGCACCAGAGCTGGGACATGAACCGGGACCGGAACTGGGACCAGAACCGGGAGAAGAACCGGGAGCAGGAGTGGGAGCGGGACCAGGACCAGGacttggagcagagctgggtcgCTCCGCGGCCGGGGgagcggtgccggtgccggtgccggtgccggtgccggtgccggtgccgccggtgccgctgccgccgcctgCTCCCGGCGCTCGCCGCCCTGGCCGCGCTGGCCGCGctcggagccgccgccgccgccgccgccgccctggGGGCGCTCCGGGGGCAGCCCCCGGTGCAG gCTGCCACCGCCGCCCACGTCCTGCTCAGTGCCG gctCGCTGTCACCGTCCCCACGCTGGCGTTACCAGGACGGCGTCCGGGGCGTCTTCCTCAGCGGCGACATCCGGCCGGACCCCTCGGGGACACTTCGTGTCACCTCCGGTGGCCTCTACCTCCTCTACGGCCAGCTGGGCGTCACCTGCGCCGCGGCCACCTGTCCCCAAGGCGGTGTCACCCTCTGGCTGCGCGGCTCCGCGTCCCCGAGGCCGCTGCTGGCCGTGCCACTGTCCCTGCCGGCGGCCACCGGCGGCCACCGCCAGCGGTCAGCGCTGGCCCAGGCCGTGGGACAGCTGtggcctggggacaccctgAGCCTCGAGCTGGTTGGGGACATTGTCGGGGACACCGCTGGGGACACCGTCGGGGACACCGTCGGGGACACCGTTGGGGACACGGGCgggtggcagctggagcaggaggagcgCGAGGGAAACTTCGTGGGGCTGCTGCGCATCGCGGGCGGGTGA
- the LOC119696603 gene encoding natterin-3-like, whose translation MAPPQLLPLLLLLLGAGIPGILGIPGILGIPGVSGASGIAAAPAPGGSHEELPAPSRPVPRRPRSVAASPWLRWVPFRGHVPADAVSSRNGRSGRAEFVCSTRARGCNLGSFDPARGAFCSFAWSGAELRGADFQLLLNPGGFEALDWVPASFGGTPPGAVEGCPLTDLFVGRSPEGLGKASKEQEALFVAVDGEEVWYKWYEVLAVRQGPADVSIADVSYDGAAARESAEPAELAETPARNEACEAAATWVTLDEATEAEHGWSAELPALAAARGVLRAAPPIPAEPSGWHPGNVTSVPWVGGAAVTEFVSRAHRVRREIPARSECSVVLRGLRREIRVPFQARLTREFRSGPPHRVDVAGSAWTRAVTGVRAELGRCRRLAELPPCPGWA comes from the exons ATGGCGCCGCCGCAG ctcctgccgctgctgctgctgctgctcggggcGGGAATCCCGGGAATTTTGGGAATCccgggaattttgggaattccggGAGTTTCGGGAGCTTCGGGGATTGCGGCGGCGCCGGCCCCGGGAGGGAGCCACGAGGAGCTGCCTG CTCCCTCCCGGCCCGTTCCCCGCCGCCCTCGCTCGGTGGCCGCCTCGCCCTGGCTGCGGTGGGTCCCGTTCCGCGGCCACGTCCCGGCCGACGCCGTCTCCAGCCGGAACGGCCGCTCGGGCCGCGCCGAGTTCGTCTGCTCCACGCGCGCCCGCGGCTGCAACCTGGGCTCCTTCGACCCCGCGCGCGGCGCCTTCTGCTCCTTCGCCTGGAGCGGGGCCGAGCTGCGCGGCGCCgacttccagctcctgctcaaCCCCGGCGGCTTCGAGGCGCTCGACTGGGTGCCCGCGTCCTTCGGCGGCACGCCGCCGGGCGCCGTGGAGGGCTGCCCGCTCACCGACCTGTTCGTGGGCCGCAGCCCCGAGGGGCTGGGCAAGGCCTCCAAGGAGCAGGAGGCGCTCTTCGTGGCCGTGGATGGCGAGGAGGTTTGGTACAAGTGGTACGAGGTCCTGGCGGTGCGCCAAGGCCCGGCCGACGTCTCCATCGCCGACGTGTCCTACGACGGCGCGGCGGCGCGGGAGAGCGCCGAGCCCGCCGAGCTGGCCGAGACGCCGGCGAGGAACGAGGCCTGCGAGGCGGCCGCCACGTGGGTGACCTTGGACGAGGCCACCGAGGCGGAGCACGGCTGGAGCGCCGAGCTGCCGGCGCTGGCGGCCGCCCGCGGCGTGCTCCGCGCGGCCCCGCCGATCCCGGCCGAACCGTCCGGCTGGCACCCGGGAAACGTCACCAGCGTGCCGTGGGTCGGCGGCGCCGCCGTCACCGAGTTCGTGTCGCGCGCGCACCGCGTGCGGCGGGAGATCCCGGCCCGCTCCGAGTGCTCCGTGGTTCTCCGCGGGCTCCGGCGCGAGATCCGCGTCCCCTTCCAGGCCCGGCTGACGCGCGAGTTCCGCTCGGGCCCCCCGCACCGCGTGGACGTGGCGGGCTCCGCGTGGACCCGCGCCGTCACCGGCGTCCGCGCCGAGCTcgggcgctgccgccggctCGCCGAGCTCCCGCCCTGCCCCGGCTGGGCGTGA